One Scomber scombrus chromosome 1, fScoSco1.1, whole genome shotgun sequence DNA segment encodes these proteins:
- the paqr5b gene encoding membrane progestin receptor gamma-B, with protein MLSLIKFPRVFSINQVPKVFHEDSIISGYRHPRSSATDCILSLFQLTNETLNIWTHFLPTWYFLWKLVTVVLMQTAWQDSFTWPLVIFLVSCCIYPLASSCAHTFSTMSARARHICFFFDYGALSFYSLGSAITYSAYVFPDKWGNSLFHRCYIPIAVLNTVVCTALACYSRLGLPFLQYNHDIVKRFPEYQSPKFSKVLRVFAFAYPYLFDNIPLFYRVFLCVGEGCTDNDTNILHYYHIALASLTGFLFATHLPERLAPGSFDYIGHSHQLFHVCGILGTHFQMKAIEQDMVTRRPWLLQHSIPITFANSMGATLFCVVLNLSIIILFSLPLLSAPICQEKKHDKHPKTASAKAYACC; from the exons ATGCTCAGCCTCATCAAATTCCCACGAGTCTTCAGCATCAATCAAGTGCCCAAA GTTTTCCATGAAGACAGCATCATCTCCGGCTACCGCCACCCTCGCAGCTCGGCCACTGACTGCATCCTGAGCCTCTTCCAGCTGACCAATGAGACGCTAAATATCTGGACTCACTTCCTGCCGACCTG GTACTTCCTATGGAAACTAGTAACAGTGGTGCTGATGCAGACGGCATGGCAGGACTCCTTCACCTGGCCTCTGGTGATTTTCCTCGTCTCCTGCTGCATTTATCCGCTGGCATCCAGCTGTGCTCACACCTTCAGCACCATGTCAGCTCGGGCACGCCACATCTGCTTCTTTTTTGACTATGGCGCCCTCAGTTTCTACAGCCTGG GGTCAGCAATCACTTACTCAGCCTATGTTTTCCCGGACAAGTGGGGGAACAGCCTCTTCCACCGGTGCTACATCCCCATTGCTGTGCTCAACACGGTTGTGTGCACCGCCCTGGCCTGCTACTCCAG GCTTGGCTTACCATTTCTGCAATATAATCATGACATCGTGAAAAG attcCCTGAGTACCAGAGTCCAAAGTTCAGCAAAGTCCTCCGTGTCTTTGCATTCGCCTACCCCTACCTGTTTGACAACATTCCGCTCTTCTACAGG GTGTTCCTGTGTGTAGGGGAGGGCTGTACAGACAATGATACCAACATCCTCCACTACTATCACATCGCACTGGCTTCCCTCACAGGCTTTCTGTTCGCCACACATTTACCTGAGCGGCTGGCACCTGGCAGCTTTGACTACATAG GTCACAGCCATCAACTCTTCCACGTGTGCGGCATCTTAGGCACCCACTTCCAGATGAAGGCTATTGAGCAGGACATGGTGACACGACGCCCCTGGCTCCTCCAACACTCCATTCCCATCACCTTTGCCAACTCAATGGGCGCAACACTGTTTTGTGTGGTGCTCAATTTGAGTATCATCATCCTTTTCAGTCTGCCTCTCCTTTCAGCTCCAATCTGCCAAGAGAAGAAACATGATAAGCATCCAAAGACAGCATCAGCCAAGGCCTACGCCTGCTGCTAA